The following coding sequences are from one Mycolicibacterium aichiense window:
- a CDS encoding alpha/beta fold hydrolase encodes MTGLKYVRLHGELVAYRDSGHGPTLVMLHGIGSSSRTWRAVTPQLSEHFRVVAPDLLGHGQSAKPRTDYSLGAFAVWLRNFLDELEIPRATIVGHSLGGGIGMQFVHQHPEYCERLALIASGGLGAEVGLSLRLLASPAAELIAPLIAPKSVVAVGNRLLSRLESVRPPQMATTETWEAYASLSDRPTRQAFLRTLRSVVDYRGQAVSARSRLDVTHGLPVSLVWGEQDPIIPVAHARAAHDALPGSRLLILPGVEHTPQLEAPAAVADSLEAFVNSTAPWTPMATA; translated from the coding sequence ATGACTGGGCTCAAGTACGTGCGGCTGCACGGCGAACTCGTCGCCTACCGGGACAGCGGGCACGGCCCCACCCTGGTGATGTTGCATGGGATCGGCAGTAGTTCACGTACGTGGCGCGCGGTCACCCCCCAGCTGTCCGAACATTTCCGGGTGGTGGCACCGGACCTGCTCGGTCACGGCCAGTCAGCGAAGCCGCGGACCGACTACTCGCTGGGCGCCTTCGCGGTGTGGTTGCGAAATTTCCTCGACGAGTTGGAGATTCCTCGGGCGACGATAGTGGGGCACTCCCTCGGCGGGGGTATCGGCATGCAGTTCGTTCACCAGCATCCCGAATACTGTGAACGGCTCGCGCTGATCGCCAGTGGCGGACTGGGGGCCGAGGTGGGCCTGAGTCTGCGGCTGCTCGCCTCGCCGGCCGCCGAACTCATCGCACCGCTGATCGCACCGAAATCAGTTGTTGCCGTGGGCAATCGACTTCTGAGCCGGCTGGAATCGGTCCGGCCACCTCAGATGGCGACGACCGAGACGTGGGAAGCCTATGCCTCGCTGTCAGATCGCCCCACCCGCCAAGCATTTCTGCGCACCCTGCGCTCGGTGGTCGACTACCGCGGGCAAGCGGTCAGTGCTCGTTCACGGTTGGACGTCACCCACGGCCTGCCCGTCTCACTGGTGTGGGGCGAGCAGGACCCGATCATCCCCGTCGCCCACGCTCGGGCTGCGCACGACGCTCTTCCCGGTAGTCGGCTGCTGATCCTGCCCGGCGTCGAACACACACCTCAGCTGGAAGCGCCCGCCGCCGTTGCGGACTCGCTCGAGGCCTTCGTCAACTCGACAGCACCGTGGACGCCGATGGCGACGGCGTGA
- a CDS encoding response regulator transcription factor has protein sequence MIGRLDTAVKTSGGTSLSRLPAVVGGTARARSAVQEPGSGGLVAGVQDAVRQLVVASSMNDLLGLAAEAAARIGFTRVLFSRIDHGIWVTHNAYTAGDADFAEQLVAFGTAHSQQLAGQLLESEMLLSGAPILVCDAQSHPRVFHKIVKFTRTTDYVAAPVHVWGAPVAMIHADRYPDRSVQDIDRDLLGLYAGGLGLAIERAQLADRLKVINQASTSLGDRAGDDGPGGPSAQQHPPRLAAVSSLPRAERATERLSPREWDVLRSIALGKTNAQIAATLFLTENTVKVHVKHILRKLGAANRTEAAALYHRLTRRGPCD, from the coding sequence GTGATCGGTCGTCTCGACACCGCGGTGAAGACATCTGGCGGGACTTCGCTGAGCCGTCTGCCCGCTGTGGTGGGCGGCACCGCCCGGGCGCGAAGCGCCGTGCAGGAGCCCGGCTCCGGCGGTCTCGTCGCCGGCGTGCAGGATGCCGTCAGGCAACTGGTTGTGGCGTCATCGATGAACGATCTACTCGGGTTGGCGGCCGAGGCGGCGGCTCGAATCGGGTTCACCCGCGTTCTGTTCTCCAGGATCGACCACGGGATCTGGGTGACGCACAACGCCTACACCGCTGGTGATGCCGATTTCGCCGAGCAGCTCGTGGCTTTCGGAACCGCGCACTCTCAGCAGTTGGCCGGTCAACTGCTGGAATCCGAGATGCTGCTGAGTGGCGCCCCAATCCTGGTGTGCGATGCGCAATCTCATCCCCGGGTGTTCCACAAGATCGTGAAGTTCACCCGGACCACCGATTACGTGGCCGCACCGGTCCATGTGTGGGGCGCTCCGGTGGCGATGATCCACGCTGACCGCTACCCGGACCGCAGTGTCCAGGACATCGACCGCGACCTACTCGGCCTGTACGCCGGCGGTCTGGGTCTGGCCATCGAGCGGGCCCAACTCGCCGACCGGCTGAAAGTGATCAACCAGGCATCGACATCCCTGGGCGACCGGGCCGGCGACGACGGTCCTGGCGGCCCGTCGGCCCAGCAGCACCCACCACGGCTGGCCGCGGTGTCATCGTTGCCGCGCGCCGAGCGAGCCACGGAACGGCTGTCGCCGCGGGAGTGGGATGTGTTGCGCAGCATCGCCCTCGGCAAGACGAACGCGCAGATAGCCGCCACCCTGTTCCTGACGGAGAACACGGTGAAAGTACACGTCAAGCACATTCTGCGGAAATTGGGTGCCGCCAACAGAACTGAGGCCGCCGCGCTGTACCACCGGCTCACCCGGCGTGGCCCGTGCGACTAG